One region of Pan paniscus chromosome 5, NHGRI_mPanPan1-v2.0_pri, whole genome shotgun sequence genomic DNA includes:
- the LOC100968916 gene encoding uncharacterized protein LOC100968916: protein MEGALADMKFYFIQILEKLNEAMSVLPEDMRIMPDLCGLTLEHSVLEAGKFKIKVPANFITWCPIMAHSFTQQALPASKPQDTDLYQHMGQHYLPNSVEKRTFHHWVMRVDSDSWLLNARHDWRPFIVLLEKSMKKL from the exons ATGGAGGGTGCACTTGCTGatatgaagttttattttatacaaatcCTGGAGAAGCTAAATGAGGCCATGTCAGTGTTGCCAGAAGACATGAGAATCATGCCAGATCTCTGTGGCTTAACATTGGAACATAGTG ttctggaggctgggaagttcaagatcaaggtaccagcaaaTTTCATTACCTG gtGCCCCATAATGGCACACAGCTTTACTCAGCAAGCCCTGCCAGCTTCCAAGCCCCAGGATACTGACCTGTACCAGCACATGGGGCAGCATTACCTCCCCAACAGTGTGGAGAAGAGAACATTTCACCACTGGGTGATGAGAGTAGACAGTGACTCTTGGCTTCTCAATGCTAGACATGATTGGAGACCTTTCATTGTTCTATTAGAAAAGTCCATGAAGAAGCTGTGA
- the LOC100969613 gene encoding putative olfactory receptor 2B3 encodes MNWANESSPKEFILLGFSDRAWLQMPLFVVLLISYTITIFGNVSIMMVCILDPKLHTPMYFFLTNLSILDLCYTTTTAPHMLVNIGCNKKTISYAGCVAQLIIFLALGATECLLLAVMSFDRYVAVCRPLHYAVIMNYWFCLRMAAFSWLTGFGNSVLQSSLTLNMPRCGHQEVDHFFCEVPALLKLSCADTKPIEAELFFFSVLILLIPVTLILISYGFIAQAVLKIRLAEGRQKAFGTCGSHMIVVSLFYGTAIYMYLQPPSSTSKDWGKMVSLFYGIITPMLNPLIYSLRNKDMKEAFKRLMPRIFFCKK; translated from the coding sequence ATGAATTGGGCAAATGAGAGCTCCCCAAAAGAGTTTATACTACTTGGCTTCTCAGATAGGGCTTGGCTACAAATGCCCCTTTTTGTGGTCCTGTTAATATCATACACAATCACCATATTTGGCAATGTGTCCATCATGATGGTGTGCATTCTGGATCCCAAACTTCATACTCCCATGTATTTCTTTCTCACTAATCTCTCCATCTTAGATCTCTGCTATACCACAACTACAGCCCCTCATATGTTGGTAAATATTGGTTGCAACAAAAAGACCATCAGCTATGCTGGCTGTGTGGCCCAACTCATCATCTTCCTGGCCCTAGGTGCTACAGAGTGTCTCCTTCTGGCTGTTATGTCCTTTGACAGATACGTGGCTGTTTGCAGACCCCTCCACTATGCAGTCATCATGAATTATTGGTTCTGCCTAAGGATGGCAGCCTTCTCATGGCTCACTGGTTTCGGCAACTCAGTGCTGCAGTCTTCCTTGACTCTTAACATGCCACGCTGTGGTCACCAGGAAGTGGACCACTTTTTCTGTGAGGTGCCTGCACTTCTCAAGTTGTCATGTGCTGACACAAAGCCTATTGAGGCTGAGCTCTTCTTCTTTAGTGTACTAATTCTTCTAATTCCAGTGACATTGATCCTCATCTCCTATGGCTTCATAGCTCAAGCAGTATTAAAAATCAGGTTAGCAGAAGGACGGCAAAAAGCATTTGGGACATGTGGGTCCCACATGATTGTGGTGTCCCTCTTTTATGGAACAGCCATTTATATGTATCTTCAACCACCTTCATCCACCTCTAAGGACTGGGGAAAGATGGTTTCCCTCTTCTATGGAATCATCACACCCATGTTGAACCCCCTCATCTACAGCCTTAGAAATAAAGATATGAAGGAGGCCTTCAAGAGGCTGATGCCAAGAATCTTTTTctgtaagaaataa
- the LOC100989679 gene encoding olfactory receptor 2J1 encodes MLMKKNASFEDFFILLGFSNWPHLEVVLFVVILIFYLITLIGNLFIIILSYLDSHLHTPMYFFLSNLSFLDLCYTTSSIPQLLVNLWGPEKTISYAGCTVQLYFVLALGTAECVLLVVMSYDRYAAVCRPLHYTVLMHPCFCRLLAAASWVSGFTTSALHSSFTFWIPLCRHRLVDHFFCEVPALLRLSCVDTHANELTLMVMSSIFVLIPLILILTSYGAIARAVLSMQSTTGLQKVLRTCGAHLMVVSLFFIPVMCMYLQPPSENSQDQGKFIALFYTVVTPSLNPLIYTLRNKDVRGAVKRLMGWEWGM; translated from the coding sequence ATGTTgatgaaaaaaaatgcaagttttGAAGACTTCTTTATTCTACTTGGATTTTCTAACTGGCCTCATCTGGAAGTAGTTCTCTTTGTGGTTATCTTGATCTTCTACTTGATAACACTGATAGGAAACCTGTTCATCATCATCCTGTCATACCTGGACTCCCATCTCCACACTCCTATgtacttcttcctttcaaatctCTCATTTCTGGATCTCTGCTACACCACCAGCTCTATCCCTCAGTTGCTGGTGAATCTCTGGGGCCCGGAAAAGACCATCTCGTATGCTGGTTGTACGGTTCAACTTTACTTTGTTCTCGCACTGGGAACCGCAGAGTGTGTCCTACTGGTGGTGATGTCCTATGATCGTTATGCAGCTGTGTGTAGACCTTTGCATTACACTGTCCTCATGCACCCTTGTTTCTGCCGCTTGTTGGCTGCGGCTTCTTGGGTAAGTGGTTTTACAACCTCAGCACTTCATTCCTCCTTTACTTTCTGGATACCCCTATGTAGACATCGCCTAGTGGATCACTTCTTCTGTGAAGTTCCAGCACTTCTGCGATTATCATGTGTTGATACCCATGCAAATGAGCTGACCCTCATGGTCATGAGCTCCATTTTTGTTCTCATACCTCTCATCCTCATCCTCACTTCATATGGTGCCATTGCCCGGGCTGTACTGAGCATGCAATCAACCACTGGGCTTCAGAAAGTGCTTAGGACATGTGGAGCCCATCTTATGGTTGTATCTCTCTTTTTTATTCCAGTCATGTGCATGTATCTCCAGCCACCATCAGAAAATTCTCAAGATCAAGGCAAGTTCATTGccctcttttacactgttgtcaCACCTAGTCTTAACCCTCTAATCTACACTCTCAGAAACAAGGATGTAAGAGGGGCAGTGAAGAGACTAATGGGGTGGGAATGGGGGATGTGA